The following are encoded together in the Diabrotica undecimpunctata isolate CICGRU chromosome 7, icDiaUnde3, whole genome shotgun sequence genome:
- the LOC140446348 gene encoding uncharacterized protein, with protein sequence MCKFKQLKEEFLGLEWPRCFMKRYHNDISLRTPENTSISRSVVFNKLLIEDFFTKYVRVLEKYKFKPEQIWNLDETGITTVMPSATVVASKGKKQVALISSQERGELVTFVGLISAAGGAVLPVFVYPRIKNPEEYLGDEYPTSAMALGNKKGWMTSDLFPKVLKHFVNSVKCSVESKVLLLLDNHESHISVEAIKLCREKGIVLLSFPPPTTHRTQPLDAAVFGPFKSDLAAAQHDWLLSNPAKTLKIRHVARLANKTYECAFTFKNITNSFKNTGLWPINRLVFSDTDFMPSEVTDKPLMENKYVSSIDTTQSELNTETIPQIPSTSSCVVEKIIIKTPPGSPQVLPTSTNSLSQIRPYPKKQLEEKKKQINKRKAHSTIYTDTAEYEKRQSLDAERKRKLSLKQNKASVKKI encoded by the coding sequence atgtGTAAATTCAAGCAGCTAAAGGAAGAATTTTTAGGTCTGGAGTGGCCACGTTGCTTTATGAAAAGATATCACAACGATATCTCGCTTCGCACACCCGAAAATACAAGTATAAGTAGGTCGGTGGTTTTTAATAAACTACTTATAGaagatttttttaccaagtatGTCAGGGTCCTGGAAAAATACAAGTTTAAGCCGGAACAGATCTGGAATCTGGACGAGACTGGCATAACGACAGTTATGCCATCTGCTACAGTTGTTGCTTCAAAAGGCAAAAAACAAGTGGCTCTCATCTCTTCACAGGAGAGAGGTGAACTTGTGACGTTCGTAGGGCTGATTAGTGCAGCTGGTGGAGCAGTACTACCAGTCTTTGTATATCCTAGAATTAAAAACCCTGAAGAATATTTAGGCGACGAATACCCAACATCTGCCATGGCGTTAGGGAATAAGAAAGGATGGATGACGTCTGACCTTTTCCCAAAAGTACTAAAACACTTTGTGAATTCTGTTAAATGTTCTGTGGAAAGCAAGGTACTTCTGCTCTTGGACAACCACGAATCTCACATATCTGTAGAAGCCATTAAATTGTGTCGAGAAAAGGGGATCGTTTTACTATCTTTTCCACCTCCTACGACACATAGAACTCAGCCACTAGATGCTGCCGTATTTGGACCGTTTAAGTCAGATTTAGCTGCAGCTCAGCATGACTGGCTACTTTCAAATCCTGCAAAAACCCTTAAAATTCGACATGTGGCGCGTTTGGCTAATAAGACATATGAATGTGCAttcacatttaaaaatataaccaACTCGTTTAAAAATACTGGTCTGTGGCCAATAAATCGACTTGTATTCAGTGATACAGATTTTATGCCAAGCGAGGTAACCGATAAACCATTAATGGAAAACAAATACGTTAGTTCTATTGATACTACACAAAGTGAATTAAACACCGAAACAATTCCGCAAATTCCTTCGACATCAAGCTGTGTagtagaaaaaattattattaaaacacCTCCAGGCTCGCCTCAAGTTCTTCCCACATCGACTAACTCACTGAGTCAAATTAGACCATATCCAAAGAAACAACTTGaggaaaagaaaaaacaaataaataagagaaaagcACACTCAACAATATATACAGACACGGCGGAATAcgaaaaaagacaaagtttagATGCAGAGAGAAAAAGGAAACTAAGTTTAAAACAGAATAAGGCATCAGTAAAAAAGATTTAA